DNA sequence from the Strigops habroptila isolate Jane chromosome 4, bStrHab1.2.pri, whole genome shotgun sequence genome:
gcacctcccgtatggagccaggctgagaacattggggctgctcagcctggagaagagaagctgctggagacctcagagcagcttccagtgtctgaagggggctacaaggatgctggagagggaccttcatcagggactggagcgaaaggacaaggggtgacgggTTCAAACCGAAACAGGGAGGAATTAGGTGGGATaaaaggaagctcttccctgtgagggtgctgaggcgctggcacagggtgcccagagaagctgtggctgccccatccctggcagtgttcaaggccaggttggacacaggggcttggagcaacctgctctagtggaaggtgtccctgcccgtggcaggggttggatgagctttaagctccctcccaacccaacccaacccattccatgactctCTGACCAGCCCGtgccacccagagcagggaaCCCACCTGCCATGTTGAGCTCGGTGAGGGAGTTGCGTGTGGAAGAGCCCATGGCCGTGAGGAGATTGGCCGACTGGTCCGTAAGGTGGTTGCAGTGGCTGAGGTCGAGGCGGGAGAGCAGGGGCATGTGGCGGATGATCAGCCGCAGCGTGGCGTCCGTGATGTCCAGCCCGGCGAGCCGGAAATCAATCATGTTCCGGAGCTTGCTGCGATTGTCCTGACCTGCAACgggagaggagaagctgagcACGGACTATCCCACCCGGCTGCGCTGGGGTATTCCAGATCCAGCATCGCCTCCCTGCTCTGCGCCCAGCATGTCACCCTCCTCCAGCTCCCCGCAGCCATAGGGAGCTCACCATCAGCAACAGCTTACTGGGTTTGTCTGTTGGAGGCGTGAGTAGATCCCGGATCTGAGGGTCCTTGATTCCTACTGCCCACCGAAGATCGAGGGTCCTGAGAAGGGGGCAGCTGGAGGTACTGAGAGCACAGACCGCAGACCAGGAACAGCCCGCTAAGATGAGGTCTTTCAGGCCTGACGGGAGAAGGGAACAAGTCAGACAGGCTTGGTTAGCTCCGAGGCATCCCAGATCTCATCCCTTTGTTTTCCAAGcacaggaagaagcagctcctctccctgcctgggTTGGGACGGGGAGCTGGGCTCTCTGATGGTGAGCAGCAGGAAACCACATCGCTATGGGCTGCATCCTGGGTGATGGGATGCAGGCACCAGGGTGTTCTCCAGCTGATGAGGGTACCAGGGTGTCTCCCGCTGTGCTCCAGCCATCAGGAAGCCTGGGAGCAGGCTGACGGCACGGATAGggaccccatcccatcccaccctcaCCTGGAAGCCTGTTGACGAGCCACGTGAGCTGTTTTTTGGAGATATTGGTCCAGCTGAGGTCGAGGCTGACGGGCTGTCGTTTGATGATGCCGCTCAGCGCCTGCGGGGTGATGGACTTGCACCGGCTCAAATCGATCTTTGTCCACAATCTCTTGTCACAGCACCTGGGGGACAAGGACAAGGTGAGCCCCGTGGGACGAGAGATGACAGCCAGTGGGTTGCCCAGCTTCAGGGAGGAGGAGCCCAGCCCTGGTGTGGCCTCAGACGCAGAATAAGGCTCCTCTGTCTGGCGTCCCCAACACATGAAGAGGGTGCTGAGGGTGTCCAGCCATAGAGGGACACCCAAAACAACTCCAGCAGGGTTTTGCCGCCACATAACAAGACTGGGAGTCGCAGCTCTGCCTGTTTGCCCCCTCCTGGGTGCTCCTCCTGCCAGGGCAAAAATCTCAAGCATCCTTGCTCCCAGCAGGCGAAACGCTCAGCCTGGTTCCACCCCATGGCTTTGacagtgctttgctgctgtgccaggaaCTGCAACAGAGCCTGGAGGTGGTTTCTTCTCCCACGGGAACTTGGGGAGACCCAGGAATTGAtggcagctcagctgtgctTCTGAAGGTGCCACATCAGTGAGGGGAGAGAGGATGCTCTCCTCCAGCCATCACACACCACCATTCCCACCCACTGCTCATCAAAGTGGGCCGGTCCTTTCCCATCGTGCCattcctgctgctcagcagttAGAAACCTCCCAGTTTCCAGTCTGTTCCCAAGCCCTCCATCCACAGCTGTCCCTGTGCCAGCATTGTCTTCTGGgcccgctgccccccccccaaggcATTTCCAGCCAGTAAACCCATTCCCCGCCTCAGCctgccctcccctgcctgctgggaagcaggagacAGGGAAGGACAAGGGCAGCGGGCGAGGAAAGGGCATCAGCACCTTGCAAGGACACGGGTGCTCAGGTGACAGCACAGCCTGCCGCCACCTCCCAACAGAGGGGACAAGAGGAAGGCAGAAGGGGACAATAGAGACCACTGCACATATGGCAGAGACAAGAGCCAGCAGGGTCTGAGCAGTGCAACACTGCCTGGGATGTGCCTTTGCAAAGGGAGGACACGGATTCGAGatcccttctccccttcccacaTGGCCAGATGCCTGGTGGCGGGATGAGGACCATGCGctgtcctttccttcccctccctgtccccacacTCACCACTTGTACCAGGTCTTGCACACCCGCATGCACTCGCAGAGCTCCCTGCGGGTGAGGTAGCGGAACACTGACATCCACACCTCGCGCTGCATGCAGCTCTCGTCGCCCTCCTGCGCCCGGCCCCCTCGGCCATTGAGCCGGGCCGCCCCCCCTTCCTCCGCGTTCTcgtcctcctcttcctcttcctcctcatcctcctcgGCGGCCGCTTCCTCCTCACCCCCGCCCCGCAGGGGCATCCTGGTGGGTGCGTGACGCATGACCACGCGTGGCGAGTGCTGCAGGTTGGTGGAGGAAGCCGTGATGGCTTGCAGCTTGGGGACGATAGAAGTGCCGTGGACGTCTTTGGTGGGGCGTTGGAGCGTCACGGTGAGGTAGGAGCCGTGTAGCTTGGCCTTCTCCACCTCCGACAGCTCCTTCTTGCCGCTGGGGTtgttctccttctccctcaccATGGTTCTCTCGGTGGCCTGGAGCCGCAGCAGTTGCCGCCGCTTGAAGCGCTCGTCTCTGCTGGCGCTGTGGTGGTCGCTGGGGCCGGCTCCTGGGGACGAGCGGGTCACCATGCCTCGAGGTGATGCTGGGTCGTGGATCAGCTGCAGCATTGGGGTGGGAGAGTTGGGAGGGGGGGTCAGGGGCTCCTCGCAGCTCCGCAGGGGCCGCAGCACCTTGGCTTGCGCCGTGTCGTCGTCGCTCTCCTCCACCTTCCGCTTCTGCGGGGAGGAAGGGTGGCAGGTTAGTGGGGATGGAGCCTGCGGTGGGGCTGGGGAATGCATCCCCCTTCTCCTGGGTAACATCATGGTGCTGGCAGTACCACCAGGACCAGAGTCCACCCACAGCAGCAACCAacatcttccttctcccttcacAAACGGGGTGTCCCTGAGGTTGGGGGTGGCTCCTACAAACCCCTGcctcttgcagcagcagctctgaggatCACAGCTCAGCACAAGGCACCGTGGGGACAAGGGGTGCTCACTGCATCTGCATGAAGTGTTGGGCAACCCAGGAACTGGGGAGATGTGCACCCTAAAGCATGGACATCACCAGGAGAAGATGCCCCAGGggggctgctccctgcctggctTGCCTTAGCTGCTGCACTTCCATCCACAGTGGTTCTATAGGTGATGCAGCAGCCATAGGGCAGTGTCCTGGGCAGCGCTGGCAGCCACCAGCTGCCACCACACACAGTCACTTGCTGGCTCCAGAGGAACCCgtctgtgcctgctgcttctgcaggagcCTGTCCTTGGCCTGCTGATGGGCTCACTGTGAGCCAGGGACAAAGAGCTGGGGGCTGACAGCTCAACCCCCTGCAACACCCCAGGCCCAGACTACAGCAAGAGGCTGCCAGGCCCCCAGTGACCCCACTGTCACTCACTGCTGCCCAAATGGTGCCCTGGATTGCAGCCCACCCCCGTTGAACACTGCCCATCCCCTAGCAGGATGCAATGGGATGGAGGACACGCATCCTTGCCCTGCCACAGCACAGCTTGCTTCCTACCTGTCCCTTCTCTGCGTCGTCACCCTGGTAGCACTTGGGGCACTCCCAGCAGTTGGGGAGCTCATCGTTGAGCAGCCCTTCCCCATCCATCTGCAAAGAGAAGCGGGCAGTCAGCAGCAGGCCTTCCCCACAGCCAAGCCCCCTCCGCTCTGGCCCCCCTGCAGCTCACCTGCAGGCAGCCAGGGTGAACAATCTCATTGCAGATGCAGCATTCCATGAGCTTCTTCTCAAAGTCCTGCGAGTCCTCGTTCTGATCCACCTCCCCACAAAGTGCACACGTGACCGAGTGAGGCAGCCTGGGCTACAAAGGAAAGCAGGGGTGAAACCAGGGCAAGGTGAGACAgctttccccctttcctcctcctctccctcatTGCTTGAATCATGGGGAAGGAGCCAACTATCCCCCAGGAATCAAGTTCTGTAGAATCATAGtatggtttgtgctggaaaggaccataagataatacagttccaactccctgccatgggcagggacacctcaccctagaccatgttgcccaaggctctgtccaacctggccttgaacactgccagggatggagcatttaccacttctctgggcaacccattccagtgcctcagcaccctcacagtaaagaacttcttccttatatctaacctgaacttcccctgtttcagtctgaacccatcaccccttgtcctatcactccagtccctgatgaaggtccctctccagcatccttgtagccccttcagacATTGGAAGCTGCTccgaggtctccacgcagcttctcttctccaggctgaacagccccagtgttctcagcctggctccatacgggagctgctccagcccctg
Encoded proteins:
- the KDM2A gene encoding lysine-specific demethylase 2A isoform X3, producing the protein MSLRQSAGRQPAVPAPPGSAAERLCPLCSYVGSSFFFPPLSSAIFPLQSIAGNRMWVTQQHCFKLRKLPLLLPKGSGGTRGCRGGCRSPAGTNSAQGWGYRCSPSHVLQDRGSCLGPLGLNQPLEGSVLRGDTRNKEGSANFTPESRQLQRRKLLLEEYANSDPKLALTGIPIVQWPKRDKLKLQARLRVRLPTIPITKPHTMKPTPRPTPVRSTVSPIVSGARRRRVRCRKCKACMQGECGMCHYCRDMKKFGGPGRMKQSCVLRQCLAPRLPHSVTCALCGEVDQNEDSQDFEKKLMECCICNEIVHPGCLQMDGEGLLNDELPNCWECPKCYQGDDAEKGQKRKVEESDDDTAQAKVLRPLRSCEEPLTPPPNSPTPMLQLIHDPASPRGMVTRSSPGAGPSDHHSASRDERFKRRQLLRLQATERTMVREKENNPSGKKELSEVEKAKLHGSYLTVTLQRPTKDVHGTSIVPKLQAITASSTNLQHSPRVVMRHAPTRMPLRGGGEEEAAAEEDEEEEEEEDENAEEGGAARLNGRGGRAQEGDESCMQREVWMSVFRYLTRRELCECMRVCKTWYKWCCDKRLWTKIDLSRCKSITPQALSGIIKRQPVSLDLSWTNISKKQLTWLVNRLPGLKDLILAGCSWSAVCALSTSSCPLLRTLDLRWAVGIKDPQIRDLLTPPTDKPSQDNRSKLRNMIDFRLAGLDITDATLRLIIRHMPLLSRLDLSHCNHLTDQSANLLTAMGSSTRNSLTELNMAGCNKLTDQALLYLRRISNVTLIDLRGCKQITRKACEHFISDLSINSLYCLSDEKLIQKIS